Proteins co-encoded in one Quercus robur chromosome 8, dhQueRobu3.1, whole genome shotgun sequence genomic window:
- the LOC126694960 gene encoding putative pentatricopeptide repeat-containing protein At1g09680, with protein MPIIQFGQGLHIHPVVGHIFPLLLLLSFLVFSLLLKRLEIFFRSKQRGEREITTIRMKSKGMTTLKLSRTTHHSFYSSSAWYKYTPPPSPHQEDPVLSAISKAILNSKTKPLHHSSLRNLLTSLTPQHVINLINHNPYSLPPHSLLSFFQCLSSHPTFRHTLHSYCTMAHFLCSHNMFPQAQSLLHFLVSRKGKDSACSVFASLVETKGTHYSNSVFDALMIAYTDNGFVSDAIQCFRLVRKHNFRVPFRGCGSLLDKMMKSKTASSACAFYMEVLDCGYPPNVCNFNVLMHKLCKEGKIREAQLVFEEIPKWGLRPTVVSFNTLINGYCKCGDLKEGFRLKRVMEESKMHPDVFTYSVLIHGLCKEGSLDDANRLFDEMCERGLVPNDVTFTTLIDGQCKNGRIDLAMEIYQQMLGKGVKPDLITYNTLINGHFKIGDLKEVRNLVDEMSARGLKPDMITYTILIDGNCKEGDLESALKIRKRMSDEGIELDNVAFTALISGLCREGRVVDAERTMREMLSAGMKPDDATYTMVMDGFCKKGDVKMAFKLLKEIQSDGHVPGVVTYNVLMNGLCKLGQMKNANMLLDAMLNLGVVPDDITYNILLEGHCKNGNPEHFDKLRSEKGLISDYASYTSIVNEINKTLKDRQRR; from the coding sequence tcttctttcttttcttgttttttcccTCTTGTTAAAACGTTTAGAAATATTCTTTCGTTCAAAACAGAGGGGAGAGCGAGAGATAACTACTATCAGAATGAAAAGCAAAGGCATGACCACCCTCAAGCTCTCAAGAACAACACACCACTCCTTCTATTCATCTTCAGCCTGGTACAAGTATACTCCTCCACCATCACCTCACCAAGAAGACCCTGTACTCTCAGCAATCTCTAAAGCCATTCTCAACTCCAAAACCAAACCACTCCACCACTCCTCTCTCAGAAACCTCCTCACTTCTCTCACACCCCAACATGTTATCAACCTCATCAACCACAACCCCTACTCTCTCCCTCCACACTCTCTCCTCTCCTTCTTCCAATGCCTCTCTTCTCACCCCACTTTCCGCCACACCCTCCATTCCTATTGCACCATGGCCCACTTCCTCTGCTCCCACAACATGTTTCCTCAAGCTCAGTCACTCCTCCACTTCCTTGTCTCTCGGAAAGGCAAGGACTCGGCTTGCTCTGTTTTTGCTTCCCTCGTCGAAACCAAAGGTACCCATTACTCCAATTCTGTGTTTGATGCTTTGATGATTGCGTATACGGATAATGGTTTTGTTTCTGATGCTATTCAGTGCTTTAGATTGGTTAGGAAGCATAATTTTCGAGTCCCATTTCGAGGGTGTGGGTCTTTGCTTGATAAGATGATGAAGTCGAAGACAGCCTCATCGGCTTGTGCGTTTTATATGGAGGTTTTGGATTGTGGGTATCCACCAAATGTGTGTAACTTCAATGTTTTGATGCATAAATTGTGTAAAGAGGGTAAAATTAGGGAAGCCCAGCTTGTGTTTGAGGAAATTCCGAAGTGGGGTTTGCGTCCCACGGTTGTTAGTTTCAATACTTTGATTAATGGGTATTGTAAGTGTGGGGATTTAAAGGAGGGGTTTAGGTTGAAAAGGGTTATGGAGGAGAGTAAAATGCATCCTGATGTTTTTACTTACAGTGTTTTGATTCACGGGTTGTGTAAGGAGGGTAGCTTGGATGATGCGAATAGGttgtttgatgaaatgtgtGAGAGGGGGTTGGTTCCAAATGATGTTACTTTCACGACATTGATTGATGGGCAATGTAAGAATGGGAGAATTGATCTGGCCATGGAAATTTATCAGCAAATGTTGGGGAAAGGTGTGAAACCTGATTTGATTACATATAATACACTCATCAATGGACATTTCAAGATTGGAGATTTGAAAGAAGTGAGGAACCTTGTTGATGAGATGAGTGCGAGGGGATTGAAGCCTGACATGATCACATACACTATTCTTATTGATGGGAATTGCAAGGAAGGAGATTTAGAGTCAGCCTTAAAGATTAGGAAGAGAATGAGTGATGAAGGGATTGAACTTGATAATGTGGCTTTCACAGCTCTTATTTCAGGGCTGTGTAGGGAAGGAAGAGTTGTTGATGCAGAAAGAACAATGAGGGAGATGTTGAGTGCTGgtatgaaacctgatgatgcaACATATACCATGGTCATGGATGGTTTTTGTAAGAAGGGTGATGTTAAAATGGCTTTTAAGTTGCTTAAAGAAATTCAGAGTGATGGCCATGTTCCAGGTGTTGTAACATATAATGTACTTATGAATGGCCTTTGTAAGCTAGGGCAGATGAAAAATGCAAATATGCTCTTAGATGCCATGCTTAATTTGGGAGTGGTTCCAGATGATATTACATACAACATTTTGTTAGAAGGGCATTGCAAGAATGGAAACCCAGAGCATTTTGATAAATTACGCAGTGAAAAAGGCCTTATTTCAGATTATGCTTCTTATACTTCAATAGTTAATGAAATCAATAAAACTTTAAAGGATCGCCAAAGGAGATGA